The Venturia canescens isolate UGA chromosome 4, ASM1945775v1, whole genome shotgun sequence genomic interval AATGACatgcagtatttttattttataaactgACCCATTGACCAAAGCTGTGAATTTGAGGAGAGCCAAATCCAGCCATCCGCAACGTCGATTTCTCTTGGTCGTTACGCCAACTTCGTGACCTCTCGATTGAAGAAGCTCACCGATGGAATCGCGAAGCTCGGTCGGGAATGGTCCGTCGCCAACTCTCGTCGTGTATGCTTTAACAACACCGACGACTTCACCAATGGTCGTCGGTGGTAATCCGAGGCCGGTGCACACGCCTCCAATACTGCAGTTTGAGCTCGTCACGTACGGATAAGTACCAAAATCGATGTCCAACATCGCTGCGTTTGCTCCTTCGACCAATACCTTTTTACCGCTTTTCAAAGCGTTGTGCAAATAAGTGACGGTCTCTTTGACGAAAGGTCTGATTCGTTCGGCGTATCtgcagatgaaaaaaaaaaaaaaaaaattatgtaaacTGCGAGTGTTTTATCAAAGtgagattttatcaacttttTATTTGTCGAATAAATCGTCTATATAAAATTGAAGAGTAAAAACAGCACTACTATTGCAGCTCTAATAGGAAAAATCACGTCGATCTATTATGAAAatctataaaaaatgttacgaAAGCATCTGAGGAAAGAAGATTCCGAGATCAATGATTACCAGAGTTTCcgcaatattaataaatacaaaataaaacCATCGTTGTAATAATTTCGGTGCAATAATATTTCAATGGATTTTCCTGCCGTGTGATCTCACCCCTTATAGCGTTCGAGTTCCGATTTAACGTCGACGTGAAGAGCGGGAAACATTCTTTGGTAAGAAGCAACGAGAGTattgaatttttccgaaaatttgtcgaaatcACCGAGGAGATCGCAGATACGAAGTCCATTTCTGGCTGCTTTACTCGAGTACGTTGGACCGATGCCTTTCTTCGTTGTTCCCAGGGACTGAGTgcctttctcaagttcctgaaAACCATCGACTTGCTGATGGAAATCGAAGACGATGTGAGCACGATCCGATATGACGAATCTCTCGCCCCAATCCTTCAAACCTTTGGCCTCGTTCTGCTCCAATTCCTCGAACAATCCCGGCAAATGTATCACGACACCGTTACCTGCAAAATACAATGTACCAT includes:
- the AdSS gene encoding adenylosuccinate synthetase; translation: MSASTRIQNSSQQANGDGNLGSPRKKQRTSTSGPLSKVTVVLGAQWGDEGKGKVVDMLASDADVVCRCQGGNNAGHTVVVEGAQFFFHLLPSGIINPRCKSVLGNGVVIHLPGLFEELEQNEAKGLKDWGERFVISDRAHIVFDFHQQVDGFQELEKGTQSLGTTKKGIGPTYSSKAARNGLRICDLLGDFDKFSEKFNTLVASYQRMFPALHVDVKSELERYKGYAERIRPFVKETVTYLHNALKSGKKVLVEGANAAMLDIDFGTYPYVTSSNCSIGGVCTGLGLPPTTIGEVVGVVKAYTTRVGDGPFPTELRDSIGELLQSRGHEVGVTTKRNRRCGWLDLALLKFTALVNGYTSICLTKLDILDTLPHIKVCVGYRLNGKEIDYFPSSAVELGRAEPIYETVEGWRSTTEGVRSLEKLPPNARKYVELIEEHLDIPVKWIGVGAGRESIIAL